The following proteins are encoded in a genomic region of Streptococcus sp. 29892:
- a CDS encoding aspartate/glutamate racemase family protein, whose product MTHFRASIEGPGQLDQVYHVQDASVAGFSIGIITIDFNYVKLPGNVANATTFSFPVVYEDIVLEIEDLFNGEEKLLDMVIDAAKKLEKKGVRAIVGACGYFNHFQEQVRDAVAVPVYLSSVLQIPLIKMGLKPDQKIAVLVADGAGANADFFAKANASIEDCIVKEIGSLESFAPIRYNKPYLDNGRLKADLIAVVQDLRAKHPEIAAILLECSDLPPYAAALHRETGLPVFDFTTLINWVHSAVVRREFYGYM is encoded by the coding sequence ATGACACATTTCAGAGCAAGTATAGAAGGCCCAGGGCAGTTGGATCAAGTGTATCATGTACAAGATGCTTCTGTGGCAGGATTTTCAATCGGAATTATCACCATTGACTTTAACTATGTCAAGTTACCGGGTAATGTGGCCAATGCGACCACCTTTTCTTTCCCAGTCGTCTATGAGGATATTGTTTTGGAAATTGAAGACTTGTTCAACGGTGAGGAAAAGTTGTTGGACATGGTCATTGATGCGGCTAAGAAATTGGAGAAAAAGGGTGTGCGGGCTATTGTTGGTGCCTGTGGCTACTTCAATCACTTTCAGGAGCAGGTGCGGGATGCAGTAGCGGTTCCTGTCTATCTATCCAGCGTTTTGCAGATCCCCTTGATAAAAATGGGGCTCAAGCCAGACCAGAAGATTGCCGTTCTGGTGGCAGACGGAGCGGGTGCCAATGCCGACTTTTTCGCCAAGGCCAATGCTTCCATTGAAGACTGTATTGTCAAGGAAATCGGCAGTTTGGAGAGCTTTGCTCCCATTCGTTACAACAAGCCTTATCTGGACAATGGTCGCTTGAAGGCGGACCTAATCGCAGTTGTTCAGGATTTGCGGGCTAAGCATCCAGAGATTGCTGCTATCTTGCTGGAGTGCAGCGACCTGCCTCCCTATGCAGCAGCCCTTCATCGTGAAACAGGCCTGCCTGTCTTTGACTTCACTACCCTGATTAACTGGGTGCATTCGGCCGTGGTCCGCAGGGAATTTTACG
- a CDS encoding NAD/NADP octopine/nopaline dehydrogenase family protein yields the protein MSVEEWKQAPIAILGAGAVGKAVGADSKLAGNRVHLFELPAFAEQTLKNLDKTGITLTGGQNSLYGFERSGRAFFDLVTDRIEEAVAGAKIIIVAVPSIAHDQFFEALVPVLEDGMIVHIIPDNFGSLKLRKKMRELGCQKQVIVGGWTSAPYGARIVREGGVMTPKIELKYRAITLRGAALPMTDQELFLESSRAIGAFDAITEGDGVTGGQTVLDVGFSNVNPVLHCPGTILGASVMENFGRIFGGNDPLQYSIYSHAYSESVAEVQYAFYLEQVQLAEAIGVDLLRYPKENFLSRTSILGPEYMGDDCIVPFDKQFPMAYGTGPFTIQDRYVTEDVPVGCHIYHELGKKYGVATPVIDSMIVLGSVMTGRKFFEEGLTLEDLDLAHLTKEETLEYLETGLFREREV from the coding sequence ATGTCAGTAGAAGAATGGAAACAAGCGCCGATAGCGATTTTAGGGGCAGGTGCGGTTGGAAAGGCTGTAGGAGCGGATTCTAAGTTGGCTGGGAATCGTGTTCACCTCTTTGAGTTGCCGGCATTTGCGGAACAAACCTTGAAGAATCTGGACAAGACAGGGATTACTTTGACAGGTGGACAAAATAGTCTTTACGGTTTTGAGCGTAGCGGACGTGCCTTTTTTGACCTGGTGACGGACCGTATTGAAGAAGCGGTAGCAGGGGCCAAAATCATCATTGTGGCGGTGCCGTCCATTGCTCATGACCAATTTTTTGAAGCCTTGGTGCCTGTCTTAGAAGATGGGATGATTGTTCATATCATTCCGGATAATTTTGGCAGTTTGAAACTTCGTAAGAAGATGAGAGAGCTGGGGTGTCAGAAGCAGGTGATTGTCGGTGGCTGGACCAGTGCCCCTTACGGAGCCCGAATTGTCAGGGAGGGCGGGGTCATGACGCCTAAAATCGAGTTAAAATATCGGGCCATTACGCTTCGGGGTGCAGCTCTGCCCATGACCGACCAAGAACTCTTCCTAGAAAGTTCGCGGGCGATTGGAGCCTTTGATGCCATTACGGAAGGGGATGGTGTGACAGGTGGTCAGACCGTTTTGGATGTTGGTTTTAGCAATGTCAATCCAGTCCTGCATTGTCCTGGTACGATTTTGGGAGCTAGTGTGATGGAGAATTTTGGTCGAATTTTCGGTGGCAATGATCCACTCCAGTACTCAATCTATTCACATGCTTATAGTGAATCCGTGGCAGAAGTGCAATACGCCTTCTATCTGGAGCAAGTGCAGCTGGCGGAGGCGATTGGTGTTGATTTGCTCCGCTATCCCAAGGAGAACTTTTTGTCGCGGACGAGTATTTTGGGGCCAGAGTATATGGGAGATGACTGCATTGTTCCCTTCGACAAGCAGTTTCCGATGGCTTATGGGACAGGTCCCTTCACCATTCAGGACCGTTATGTGACCGAGGATGTGCCTGTTGGTTGCCATATCTATCATGAATTGGGCAAGAAATATGGAGTGGCTACGCCGGTTATCGATAGTATGATTGTTCTGGGTTCTGTCATGACAGGGCGTAAGTTTTTTGAAGAAGGTTTGACCTTGGAAGACTTGGATTTGGCACATTTGACCAAGGAAGAAACCTTAGAATACTTGGAAACAGGCTTGTTTCGAGAGAGGGAGGTATAG
- a CDS encoding nucleobase:cation symporter-2 family protein: MSQKTRTEQSSEMLYGIDQQPPKGMAVLLAFQHILAAFAGIIAVPLVVASALGLSVEDTSIMVSASIFVAGIATILQSKGIGPVGSRVSGMMGTDFTFANPAISVGSQLGIAGIVGATIAGSFVEIALSRFVKPLMRFFPPLITGTVVSLIGITLMPVSMDWAAGGVGATDYASVENISIAFIVLVFTLALNHYGKGMLKTASVFFGMVFGYILCIFLGKVDLSAVGEAAWFALPKIFHYGVKFDLSSILAFIPAYVVSLIGTVGIMMAIGEASNQKISSERAANGVLADGVGSLIAGVFGAGPNTAFSQNVGLITLTKVASRHVMILAGIILTLLGVFPKLSALISIMPQPVLGGVGIIMFGLVAAQGIKTLATIKIGDRELLIISIAFALGIGVTVRPELLSHLPSALQMVFSSGISTGTLAALLLNVVLKEK, translated from the coding sequence ATGTCTCAGAAAACAAGAACGGAGCAGTCTTCCGAAATGCTATACGGAATTGATCAACAACCACCAAAGGGGATGGCTGTTTTGCTTGCTTTTCAGCATATTTTAGCAGCTTTTGCAGGAATCATCGCAGTGCCTCTTGTCGTTGCAAGTGCCTTGGGGTTATCAGTAGAAGATACGTCTATCATGGTGTCAGCCTCAATTTTTGTTGCTGGTATTGCCACCATTTTGCAATCGAAAGGTATTGGCCCAGTAGGTTCGCGTGTCTCTGGTATGATGGGGACGGACTTTACCTTTGCCAATCCAGCTATCAGCGTTGGTAGTCAGTTGGGAATTGCTGGTATCGTGGGTGCGACCATTGCGGGTTCATTTGTAGAGATAGCCCTTAGTCGTTTTGTCAAACCTTTGATGCGTTTCTTTCCGCCATTGATTACAGGAACTGTTGTTTCCCTCATTGGTATCACCCTAATGCCAGTCAGTATGGACTGGGCAGCTGGTGGAGTTGGCGCAACAGACTATGCTTCTGTTGAAAATATCAGCATTGCTTTTATCGTCTTGGTCTTTACTTTGGCCTTAAATCACTATGGCAAAGGCATGCTAAAAACAGCCTCTGTCTTCTTTGGGATGGTTTTTGGCTACATCTTGTGTATTTTTCTTGGGAAAGTTGATTTATCGGCTGTAGGAGAAGCAGCCTGGTTTGCTCTTCCTAAAATTTTCCATTATGGTGTAAAATTTGACCTATCTTCAATTTTGGCCTTTATTCCTGCTTATGTTGTATCTTTGATTGGAACGGTGGGAATTATGATGGCCATTGGAGAAGCGTCAAATCAAAAGATTTCTTCTGAGCGGGCAGCAAATGGTGTGCTAGCCGATGGTGTTGGTTCCTTGATTGCCGGTGTTTTTGGGGCTGGTCCAAATACAGCCTTCTCACAAAACGTTGGCCTCATTACTTTGACAAAAGTTGCTAGTCGTCATGTCATGATTCTTGCAGGTATTATCTTGACCCTACTTGGCGTCTTTCCCAAATTATCAGCCTTGATTTCCATCATGCCGCAGCCTGTTCTTGGTGGTGTTGGGATTATCATGTTCGGTTTGGTTGCAGCCCAAGGGATTAAGACTCTTGCAACGATTAAAATTGGGGACCGTGAGCTTTTGATTATTTCCATTGCCTTTGCGCTTGGGATTGGAGTGACCGTTCGTCCAGAATTATTGAGTCATCTTCCCTCAGCTCTCCAAATGGTCTTCTCATCAGGTATTTCAACAGGGACCCTGGCAGCCCTCTTACTAAATGTCGTTTTGAAAGAAAAATAA
- a CDS encoding xanthine phosphoribosyltransferase encodes MKTLEERILKDGQVLGENILKVDSFLTHQVDFGLMKEMGQVLADAYRSKDITKVVTIEASGIAPAVYVAESLDVPMIFAKKHKNITMTEGILTSEVYSFTKQVTSTVSIASKFLSSEDRVLIVDDFLANGQAAKGLIDIIQQAGAQVIGVGIIIEKSFQDGRQLLLDACVPVTSLARIEKFQDGQVVFAPADI; translated from the coding sequence ATGAAAACATTAGAAGAACGTATTTTAAAAGATGGGCAGGTACTAGGAGAAAACATCTTAAAAGTTGACTCATTTTTGACCCATCAGGTTGATTTTGGCTTGATGAAGGAAATGGGGCAGGTCTTGGCAGATGCCTATCGCTCCAAGGACATTACTAAGGTCGTCACCATTGAAGCTTCAGGCATTGCTCCAGCCGTCTATGTTGCAGAAAGTCTAGATGTGCCGATGATTTTTGCTAAAAAGCATAAAAACATCACCATGACAGAAGGCATTTTGACATCTGAAGTCTACTCCTTTACCAAGCAAGTCACCAGCACCGTCTCCATCGCCAGCAAATTCTTATCATCTGAGGACCGTGTCCTAATCGTTGATGACTTTTTGGCCAATGGCCAGGCTGCTAAAGGGTTGATTGACATTATCCAACAAGCCGGAGCTCAGGTAATCGGGGTTGGTATCATCATCGAGAAATCCTTCCAAGATGGCCGCCAGCTGTTGCTTGATGCTTGTGTACCTGTTACTTCTCTCGCTCGTATTGAAAAATTTCAAGATGGGCAGGTTGTTTTTGCACCTGCGGATATTTAA
- a CDS encoding pseudouridine synthase: MRLDKFLVDCGVGSRTEVKKLLKNKQVTVNGQVETSPKQQINEKQDQIAVAGQVLSHETFVYYLLNKPKGVISATEDDHHRTVLDLLDNTARQKEVFPVGRLDIDTHGLLLLTNNGQLAHAMLSPKKHVDKRYRALVDGVMTQEDVERFAAGIELKDFTCQPAQLTILEVDEIKQTSLVDITIREGKFHQVKRMVLACGKTVTDLQRLTMGPLELDPALALGEYRRLTEAELTSLKVFGVEL, from the coding sequence ATGCGATTAGATAAATTTTTAGTGGACTGTGGTGTCGGCAGTCGAACAGAAGTCAAGAAACTCCTGAAAAACAAGCAAGTCACAGTCAACGGCCAGGTTGAAACATCACCCAAACAGCAAATTAACGAAAAACAAGACCAGATTGCAGTAGCAGGTCAGGTTCTCAGTCATGAAACCTTTGTTTACTATCTATTGAACAAACCCAAGGGTGTCATATCAGCCACCGAGGATGACCACCATCGGACTGTTTTGGACTTGCTAGATAATACAGCTCGCCAGAAGGAAGTTTTTCCAGTTGGACGCTTGGATATTGATACCCATGGCTTGCTCCTTTTGACCAACAATGGCCAGCTGGCCCATGCTATGCTTTCTCCGAAAAAACATGTGGACAAACGCTACCGTGCACTGGTTGACGGGGTCATGACCCAAGAGGATGTCGAACGATTTGCGGCAGGAATAGAACTGAAGGACTTTACCTGTCAGCCAGCCCAGTTGACTATCTTGGAGGTGGATGAAATCAAGCAGACCTCACTGGTTGACATCACCATCCGAGAAGGGAAATTTCATCAGGTCAAACGCATGGTGCTGGCCTGTGGAAAGACGGTGACAGATCTGCAACGATTGACCATGGGGCCACTTGAGTTAGATCCAGCGCTGGCTCTTGGAGAATACCGCAGGTTGACAGAAGCGGAATTGACTAGTTTGAAAGTTTTTGGAGTTGAATTGTAA
- a CDS encoding GNAT family N-acetyltransferase — MLENNRLNELILRFPEDVQLIFKDMIPSYQLGYVDYVYQTDNYATQNRRIKNLSKNFRKMDYFYIMPLPQDLALEIANQWRYQAPLDVYTISAHPKTYAEMISPGARGDRFFAVIRNAALMGYFCMDQVGEVVELRLGMKPSLTGQGNGRAFYQTIEDYLVEHVQPASIKLTVASSHQVAQKLFHALGFTETEKQAEYIKMEKKLVCD; from the coding sequence ATGTTAGAAAATAACCGTTTGAATGAATTAATACTCCGTTTTCCCGAGGATGTTCAGTTGATTTTTAAGGACATGATTCCCTCCTATCAGTTGGGCTATGTGGATTATGTCTATCAGACAGATAATTACGCCACCCAAAACCGCAGGATTAAAAATTTGTCTAAAAATTTTCGGAAGATGGATTATTTTTACATCATGCCCCTGCCCCAGGATCTGGCATTGGAAATTGCTAACCAATGGCGCTATCAAGCCCCTTTGGATGTCTATACGATTAGTGCACACCCCAAGACCTATGCGGAGATGATTTCGCCAGGGGCGCGTGGGGACCGCTTTTTTGCAGTCATCCGCAATGCCGCCCTCATGGGCTATTTCTGTATGGACCAAGTTGGTGAGGTAGTTGAACTTCGTTTGGGCATGAAACCTTCTTTGACCGGTCAGGGAAATGGCAGAGCTTTCTACCAGACTATTGAAGACTACCTAGTAGAGCATGTTCAACCAGCTAGTATCAAACTGACAGTTGCTAGCTCTCATCAAGTTGCCCAAAAACTCTTTCATGCTCTTGGATTTACAGAAACAGAAAAGCAAGCGGAATATATCAAAATGGAAAAGAAACTCGTATGCGATTAG
- a CDS encoding MFS transporter — MKRILEKASLLALSTMLVSTFAVSPAIPQMIEHFAQQGIAAAQVENLITVTSFAIMVTLLANGLVVRFLSERNIIIAGLLLMATGGALPMFLTAYPLILLARILLGLGIGLINARAINIIGNFFTGQERVQMMGLRGSAEVLGSAGLTLLVGWLTQFGWQPAFLVYLFALVILALFLLFVPKEELLARMEVKVEENAPKVKLDKTMWMMGIYLAFLAFFVINVNTFLTIRIPQIILAKGIGTAQQASLILSLMQVMGIVAGTVFSSLVGRLKGWLLAVSYVVFGLAVVGIAFADNLWVLGLGGMVSGFFYSIILTIVFSQVTDRAPKALLNTVMTIVLMGCNIGGATSAILPTYLEKLNPTPTGAFGIYAIGCALISAGLIYQQMKK, encoded by the coding sequence ATGAAAAGAATTTTAGAAAAAGCCAGTTTGCTGGCCCTATCCACCATGCTGGTTTCGACATTTGCAGTTTCACCAGCTATTCCACAGATGATTGAGCATTTTGCCCAGCAGGGAATTGCAGCGGCCCAGGTGGAAAATTTGATTACGGTGACATCCTTTGCTATTATGGTTACTCTATTGGCAAATGGTCTAGTTGTTCGTTTCTTATCAGAACGAAACATTATCATTGCAGGGCTTTTGCTTATGGCCACCGGTGGAGCTTTGCCCATGTTTCTAACTGCTTATCCTCTGATTTTATTGGCTCGTATCTTGCTTGGTTTGGGGATTGGCTTGATCAATGCGCGTGCTATTAACATTATCGGTAATTTTTTCACCGGTCAGGAGCGGGTGCAGATGATGGGCTTGCGTGGTTCAGCAGAGGTTTTGGGAAGCGCAGGGCTTACCCTCCTTGTCGGTTGGTTGACCCAGTTTGGTTGGCAACCTGCCTTCTTGGTCTACCTTTTTGCCTTGGTCATCTTGGCCCTCTTCCTTCTCTTTGTTCCCAAGGAGGAATTGCTGGCACGCATGGAGGTGAAGGTTGAGGAGAATGCGCCCAAGGTCAAACTGGATAAGACCATGTGGATGATGGGCATTTATCTGGCATTCTTAGCCTTCTTTGTTATCAATGTCAATACCTTCCTGACCATTCGTATTCCTCAGATTATTTTAGCCAAGGGCATTGGTACTGCTCAGCAAGCCAGTCTGATTCTCAGTCTTATGCAGGTCATGGGGATTGTGGCAGGGACGGTCTTTAGTAGCTTGGTTGGTCGTTTGAAGGGTTGGCTTTTAGCTGTTTCCTACGTGGTCTTTGGACTCGCGGTTGTCGGCATTGCCTTTGCGGATAATCTCTGGGTACTGGGTCTTGGTGGTATGGTGTCAGGATTTTTCTACAGCATCATTCTAACCATTGTCTTTAGTCAGGTAACGGATCGGGCGCCTAAGGCCTTGCTCAATACGGTCATGACAATCGTCCTCATGGGTTGCAATATCGGCGGTGCGACATCTGCTATCTTGCCGACTTATCTGGAAAAACTCAACCCAACCCCAACAGGTGCCTTTGGGATTTATGCCATCGGCTGTGCCTTGATAAGTGCTGGTTTGATTTACCAACAAATGAAGAAATAG